The Engraulis encrasicolus isolate BLACKSEA-1 chromosome 22, IST_EnEncr_1.0, whole genome shotgun sequence sequence CATTACAGGAGGAAGTAAAGTTGAAAATCAAAGACCTCAACGAGCACATTGTCTGCTACCTGTGTGCTGGCTACTATATAGATGCAACAACAATAACAGAGTGCTTACATACCTGTAAGTTTCTATGTATGACATCTACCTAcattgtgtttatgtgttgtagGCTATGACCTACTTTGCGTTGACAATTTTGTAAGTAAGTGCAGTGTAAATCATTTACTCCGCTGACCACTCAAATTATGTGCTTTGGTTATGAAATTATTTTTTATAAGAAATTGTCATGACTCAAGATTATAAATGATATCAACCAGAGTAGCCCTGGTGTACTTGAATATTGTAATCATGCAATGCTAAGTGGGTCTCCTAGGCCTACGACATGTCACATGAGCAATCCTGGGTGAAGGGCTCAGAttaagaggctgtgtgtgtgtgtgtgtgtgtgtgtgtgtgtgtgtgtgtgtgtgtgtgtgtgtgtgtgtgtgtgtgttggagagagagggggggggggggattatatcagtaggcctatgcaggggtgccgacaggggggacaaaagggactgttgtcccgggcccagggagagaggggccccaaaaattggatcctcattacattctatctattgggctggggggccctttgagatgactttgtcctggacctggccaaagctgtcagcggccctgggcctaTGGGTGGTGTaactactgtacatgcatttttATATCCTACTAATTGCATTGTAGTGGTCAAACATGTCAATAGGTCAGTGGTTTAAGGAGCAgtttagtataggcctacttgtactcacTGACACTGACTATCAATTGTAAGTGTCAATAATTGAACTGAATTTGGAAAGACTTTGATCTACAGTgtgtatgtaacggaggctaactagcagagttggcgtggaacgttggtaaacctccctcagaaagcctcatacagtgtcgatgctgctgggccgggagactagtctcttggtccagcggtatcgtactgtgtctcccattgccggatcgttgtagttgacgaggtcgcacgttcgatccccgaggggggtgaacaggtgcaagatgacccccGTCACATGTAGAATACTTCACTTCTTGCTTTGATCTCGACTTTTACACACCTGCAAAAAATACCTAACTGGTGCTTAATTTCATCCTACTGAAGGGTACACCTAAAacatttgttgtgtgtgcgtgcgtgccagcttttgccgggcccgggacaaaggcatttgaaagggcccccgatccaatacatacaatgttatgaggacccaataATGGGCCCcctctgcccctgggcccaggacaactgacccctttgtcccccctgtcggcttccctgcgtgcATATGTATGGGGAGAAGGATTGGAAGTTGTGGATATGTTGGCAAGGATTCTTATTTGCACCAGTGGGTGGAATGATGCCAAAATATTATGTGTTCAACTGTTAGATGTTCCACTAACTCAGAGAGTTATTCTACAGCTCTTCAGCTCTTCAGGTCTCTTCACTGTTCTTTTGTGCAGTCATCTAGTTTTTCTCTCGGATGCTTTGTGGGTGCTTTATTTGTGCAACATAACATGTTTTGTATTTTATTGCAGTTTGTAAAAGCTGTATCGTGAAATATCTTCAAACCAGCAAGTATTGTCCGATGTGCAATGTCAAAATTCACGAAACACAACCCCTACTGAACCTGAAGTTGGACAGGGTGATGCAAGATATTGTCTACAAACTAGTTCCTGGACTGCAAGAAAGTGAGTACAGCACTTCATAGCTTCCTTTTAACTACCTTGTCAATTCTGGTCAGTCACTATGCAATGATGAATTCGTTCCTCTTACAGTTAATGTTACATTTGTTTAGACAAAGCTTTTGtattatgtgtgtacatgtgtgtgcggtgcgtgcatgcgtgcgctcacactcacatgtgcatgtctgtatctTTCTACGGCATCTTTATGTGctatttgatttgttttgtttgaacAGATGAAGACCGAAGAATAAAGGAGTTTTATCAGTCCCGTGGCCTTGAAAGGGTCATTCAGCCGTGTGGAGATGGTAAGTTGGACAAGGTCCTGTTTTCATCGTTCGCATCTGAGGTTTGCTGTAAAGAAACCACTACAATGTTTGGGGTAGTAGGGAAACATTACATCTCTCAAAGATAATGCCATAGCCACAATAGTTTACACACAATAGTTTGACagccagggggtgctgtggtacaGTGCGTTGATGTGCCCGACAGTGtccaatctttctctctcccactcactttccTGTCACTCCTACCCTATCATGTCGAGTAGAGTCAGAAAAAGCCCCCCATAGAATGCAAAGAAAAATGTATAAACAACACATATTTCATCAAAACGGAATCCACTTATAAAGAAATACAATCAGTATTTATCCTTTGTCATGGACACCAAACATTAGCGGCTGCAACAGTTGGCTGTGTTACCTTTTGACAAAGTACTGTACCTGTCTGCTTCTGTGACGTattgccattttgtttttttagatATATCTCCTGACCATGGCAGATTACCTTACACCAGCTTCGACCACTCCAAGGCTCACTTCTACAGATATGATGAACAGGTGTCGCTGTGTCTGGAGAGGCAAAGGTAAATGCTCATATTCGGTTTTCATTACAGCAGATGGTTTCGCTGCCCCAGCTGTGACTCTGTTTTATACATTTCATATCTGAAATGTTTATCCAATGTGTTGATGCTATTCTAGGTTCTTGTTGCAAAGACATTGCGGATACATCACCTGCATCCACTTTCTAATGGCTCGGAGCCCTAGTCTAAAATGGTTCAATGAgttcaggactggactggaaatctgacatacaggacatttttccggtgggccaacagtccacaggggttaaagaaacactatgcaactttttcatagtcatgaaatggcttggtactcaaggttttgcttgactgacccgttatggggaaaatggcaatatttccatcaccgcctagtgctcctgctccgaaacagcacttgcagttttgcctggcggcgccgcgccttttgttgttgtggactttgcggccgctaggggcgtctagatttctatgctgtatgagctgAACGAGACCtattccccttcgtttgctaactaagcagcagcagcttgctgaaagctggctactggctagctgattgtaaaatatcacgctggcatgcagtgaaaacaacgaatgggactgcaaataaatcacgagataattgagatgaaaggtttggacaggcagttaaatcgcttgtgtgaacattggaaaaggacttcaaaccggagagagccgaacgccaaaagatggggattatctcattcattcactacactgggatttacgcattagcattctcaaaacccacgccacctcgattagtttacaaagctacacaaatgtatacgagttaaaatctgatgtcgcacattttatttgatgtcaaaggacacaatcagtcgagcgaggctaaaaatatatgttgttgccgatcaagaggagacaaaacgtgatctctagccggcttatggatgtccactttcactttcaacaccacacaagataaaaacgcgtcttgtcacctcgacttcgaaatctttattatgacaacaaaatagccttttgtttcctcgtttttctaatgtacaggtactatatagttactggaaatgtgaaataaagacgggaatatctgccgagaacaagtggatcaaataatatccatctgagggaagtgcaaacatgattgcagttgtgtgaagtgaattacgaagcagcgaactcataagcaagggggagaatcgcacatatgataaagccacttagaagtggagagaactgaatgcaaggaagggaatctggctaattacagaagacgaagaaatttaactcgcacataatctcgaagccaatgtctgtctaatttagttcaatgcacattttcggcaaaaccactagaggccgctatgaagttgtttatatcggtgtgtttatgtcaaagttgcataggatatctttaaTGCTATTGTTTTTGTTGATTCGATTGTTTTCCCTTGGTGGCCAGCCTGCAATGTAGATGGGTGTCCCATAGGTCTATCTTTAATAGACAGTGGACAGAGTGACTGGATATTATGATGTCAATCATAGCCCCCTGTTTTTCTATGATACTATGTGAGGGGCTGGCCTATGGCAAAAATAACCAGGCCTTTGTCAATCCCAGGCCAGCCTTGAATGAGTTTACACTCCCCCGTCATTAAAAAGAATTCAAAGCACATTTACCGTGTTGATTGCTGCCTTAAGCTGGTCACACACCAGAGGGTGGCATGAGGGCAGAGTCTCAGGCGGCGTGTTCTACTTGACCATTCACACTGATTACATCGGCGTGTATGGCCAGTCCTGCTCAAATCCCCCCCCACAGCCAGTGCTATTTTGCTCCTTtgtcattcatttc is a genomic window containing:
- the pcgf1 gene encoding polycomb group RING finger protein 1 isoform X2 produces the protein MDRGLSALVCAGEEVKLKIKDLNEHIVCYLCAGYYIDATTITECLHTFCKSCIVKYLQTSKYCPMCNVKIHETQPLLNLKLDRVMQDIVYKLVPGLQENEDRRIKEFYQSRGLERVIQPCGDDISPDHGRLPYTSFDHSKAHFYRYDEQVSLCLERQSSSYPTKDKNKITLQQKFVRCSVRAEVRHLRKVLCRRLNVEKHQVQMLLNNESLPDHMTMKKLWLSHWFGKAQPLVLHYSIKDRRTR
- the pcgf1 gene encoding polycomb group RING finger protein 1 isoform X1; its protein translation is MAEQCPMAIAMRLRNQLQSVYNLDPLRNEEEVKLKIKDLNEHIVCYLCAGYYIDATTITECLHTFCKSCIVKYLQTSKYCPMCNVKIHETQPLLNLKLDRVMQDIVYKLVPGLQENEDRRIKEFYQSRGLERVIQPCGDDISPDHGRLPYTSFDHSKAHFYRYDEQVSLCLERQSSSYPTKDKNKITLQQKFVRCSVRAEVRHLRKVLCRRLNVEKHQVQMLLNNESLPDHMTMKKLWLSHWFGKAQPLVLHYSIKDRRTR
- the pcgf1 gene encoding polycomb group RING finger protein 1 isoform X3 codes for the protein MVFAQKRTEEEVKLKIKDLNEHIVCYLCAGYYIDATTITECLHTFCKSCIVKYLQTSKYCPMCNVKIHETQPLLNLKLDRVMQDIVYKLVPGLQENEDRRIKEFYQSRGLERVIQPCGDDISPDHGRLPYTSFDHSKAHFYRYDEQVSLCLERQSSSYPTKDKNKITLQQKFVRCSVRAEVRHLRKVLCRRLNVEKHQVQMLLNNESLPDHMTMKKLWLSHWFGKAQPLVLHYSIKDRRTR